Genomic window (Deinococcus betulae):
CAAGAGAATCAAAGGCAGTCGGAAGTTGCTGAGAACCTCCCGTGCAGCCTCATCCCTTTCGGCACAGCCGCCTTTTCCCGAACCGGCTAACCAGAAAAGCCGAAAAGTGGAGGCATCTCTCCTCCCTACATCTTTCTGAGCCACCCTGCAGCCCAGCGCGTCACGGCGGGCATCACCAGATAGGTCATGGAGAGCACGACCACCACCATTTGCGGCAGGGCGCGCAGGGGCGTGGGCCAGTGGCCCAGCCAGGGGCGCAGGGCCTCGCCGAACAGCCAGCCGGTGCTCAGGCTCACGGGGTACAGGGCGGCCAGGGTCAGCAGGGCCATCTTCCAGCGGGGCGGCTGGCGCAGTTGGGGCGCGGCCGGCGGGGTAAACCAGAAGTCGAGGCCCGGCTGCTTTTCAAAACTGACCTGTTCGTCCACCAGCGGCGTCACGCGCGCCAGCCAGGCCGCCCGCTCGGGCGAGAGTTCCCAGGCGGCGGCG
Coding sequences:
- a CDS encoding antibiotic biosynthesis monooxygenase; this encodes MTASLDFQFQEHQPADPISLVIRRRIRPGSEPEYEALLTEANALLSRIPGHRGVGVIRPAPGEHEYTLLARFDSLTSAAAWELSPERAAWLARVTPLVDEQVSFEKQPGLDFWFTPPAAPQLRQPPRWKMALLTLAALYPVSLSTGWLFGEALRPWLGHWPTPLRALPQMVVVVLSMTYLVMPAVTRWAAGWLRKM